A single genomic interval of Gossypium raimondii isolate GPD5lz chromosome 11, ASM2569854v1, whole genome shotgun sequence harbors:
- the LOC128034744 gene encoding secreted RxLR effector protein 161-like produces the protein MEVNQAEGGIFLRQKSFALKVLAKFSMENCKPTSTPMAVGMKLSSQEDHESTGYSFFVSMLSRFMLLVTNKHYKAGKRVLRYIKGTLSHGIHFSRADELKLIGYTDSDWAGSKDDMKSTSGYAFTLGSAMIYWSSRKQTMVAQSTV, from the exons ATGGAAGTTAATCAAGCAGAAGGAGGAATCTTCTTGAGACAAAAATCATTTGCCTTGAAAGTTCTAGCCAAGTTCTCAATGGAGAATTGTAAACCAACCAGCACTCCTATGGCTGTTGGCATGAAGCTATCGAGCCAAGAAGATCATGAATCT ACCGGATATTCTTTCTTTGTGAGCATGCTATCAAGATTCATGCTTCTTGTAACCAACAAACATTATAAAGCTGGAAAACGAGTGCTAAGATACATCAAAGGCACCTTAAGCCATGGAATACATTTTAGTAGGGCTGATGAATTGAAACTGATTGGCTACACTGACAGTGATTGGGCTGGTTCAAAAGATGATATGAAGAGCACTTCTGGTTATGCTTTTACACTAGGCTCAGCTATGATTTATTGGAGTTCAAGAAAACAAACGATGGTGGCTCAGTCTACCGTTTGA